One window from the genome of Allorhizobium ampelinum S4 encodes:
- the repB gene encoding plasmid partitioning protein RepB has product MARKNLLSGLLDDADKNPPSLPISDATPTTLRPTTRGLGALGAVTRSIDELAARADAARDLEERLAAGETIVDLDVDLIDSSFISDRVGMDEVGFRELVEAISVRGQDSPILVRPHPDRTGRFQTVFGHRRVRAAKELGISVRAVVKKLEDRDHVIAQGQENSQRADLSFIERALFARNLELGNFGRDTIMLALGADKTTVSKMLSAIERFPEDILATVTQARAPGRDRWYGIGAALGNPAIAAKARNLLTHDDYVAASPESRFEMLERLIPKEMKVSKKGSTDQKWVSPKNLIKATIKNNGSGVTIALKPFKNSGKAAAFGTYLTENLDRLFAAFEDDQPESGD; this is encoded by the coding sequence ATGGCTCGTAAGAATTTGCTGTCAGGGCTTCTTGATGATGCGGATAAAAACCCGCCTTCTTTACCAATCTCTGACGCCACTCCCACGACCTTACGTCCGACAACAAGAGGTCTCGGCGCACTTGGCGCAGTGACGCGAAGCATCGATGAGCTCGCGGCACGGGCGGACGCTGCCCGAGATTTGGAAGAGAGACTAGCTGCAGGCGAAACGATTGTTGATTTGGACGTCGATTTAATCGACAGTTCATTTATCAGCGACCGTGTTGGCATGGATGAAGTGGGCTTCAGAGAGCTCGTTGAGGCAATTAGTGTTCGTGGTCAGGATTCTCCAATCCTGGTGCGTCCACATCCCGACAGAACTGGGCGGTTCCAGACCGTATTTGGCCACCGTCGCGTACGTGCCGCCAAAGAATTGGGAATTTCTGTCCGGGCAGTCGTCAAGAAGCTCGAAGATAGAGACCACGTGATAGCTCAAGGACAGGAAAATTCGCAGCGAGCGGACCTGTCCTTTATAGAGCGCGCCCTGTTCGCCCGTAATCTCGAACTAGGTAATTTCGGCCGCGACACGATCATGCTAGCTCTCGGTGCGGATAAAACGACCGTGTCCAAGATGCTTTCGGCGATCGAAAGATTTCCTGAGGATATCCTGGCAACGGTAACACAGGCGAGGGCGCCAGGCCGCGACCGCTGGTATGGAATCGGCGCTGCATTGGGGAACCCTGCGATTGCGGCAAAGGCTCGAAACCTACTCACCCATGACGATTACGTCGCAGCTTCGCCGGAGAGCCGGTTTGAAATGCTCGAACGTTTGATTCCGAAAGAGATGAAAGTCTCAAAGAAAGGTTCAACGGACCAAAAATGGGTTAGTCCGAAGAACTTGATAAAAGCAACCATCAAGAACAATGGCTCGGGTGTGACGATTGCGCTTAAGCCATTCAAGAATTCTGGTAAGGCGGCTGCTTTTGGCACTTACCTGACCGAAAACCTTGATCGCCTGTTCGCAGCGTTCGAGGATGATCAACCGGAAAGTGGAGACTGA
- the repC gene encoding plasmid replication protein RepC produces the protein MQTGNITTPFGRRPMTLALVKRQISVSEIKQGKSADKWMIFRDVKEARELYKLPPYSIAVLDALLTFYPEKELRQDAQLVVFPSNAQLMLRANGMSGATLRRHLAILVDAGMIVRKDSPNGKRYARKDGAGEIERAFGFDLSPLLARSEEFALAAQQVATDRREFLKAKESLTLCRRDVRKVISAAIEEGAEGDWEAIEAVYLDIVRQIPRTPSASDLAKILDEMQLLYEEVVNRLDLMGNSDDVSTNGAHTERHIQNSKPDSIIEFEPSYENEQGAKPSEISRPKREPIKAFPLGMVLRACPQISDYGPDGQIATWRELMSAAVVVRSMLGVSPSAYQTACETLGPENAAAVMACILERGGQINSAGGYLRDLTQRAGKGEFSLGPMLMALMRANTGNDRQAG, from the coding sequence ATGCAAACAGGAAATATAACGACGCCCTTTGGGCGGCGACCGATGACACTCGCTCTGGTGAAACGGCAAATCTCCGTCTCCGAGATCAAGCAGGGCAAGAGTGCTGACAAATGGATGATCTTTCGCGACGTCAAAGAAGCGCGCGAGCTCTACAAGCTGCCTCCTTATTCGATAGCGGTGCTTGATGCACTGCTGACGTTCTATCCGGAAAAAGAACTGCGCCAGGACGCGCAGCTGGTGGTATTTCCCTCCAACGCGCAGTTGATGCTACGCGCCAATGGAATGTCCGGAGCAACCCTTCGGCGGCATCTAGCGATCCTTGTCGATGCAGGGATGATTGTCCGCAAGGATAGCCCCAATGGCAAACGATACGCTCGAAAAGATGGGGCAGGGGAGATCGAACGCGCATTCGGATTTGATCTTTCCCCGCTTTTGGCTCGATCCGAGGAGTTCGCGTTGGCCGCTCAACAGGTGGCGACCGATCGCCGCGAATTCCTCAAGGCCAAGGAGAGCCTTACCCTGTGCCGGCGGGACGTTCGAAAGGTTATCAGCGCCGCGATTGAGGAGGGGGCTGAAGGCGACTGGGAGGCGATAGAGGCTGTCTACCTCGACATCGTCCGACAGATTCCCCGCACCCCGTCAGCTTCCGACCTGGCGAAAATCCTAGACGAGATGCAGCTTCTTTACGAAGAGGTCGTCAACCGGCTGGATTTGATGGGTAATTCAGATGATGTAAGCACCAATGGTGCTCACACAGAGCGCCACATACAGAATTCAAAACCCGACTCCATCATTGAATTTGAACCTAGCTACGAAAACGAGCAGGGCGCAAAGCCGAGTGAAATCAGTCGACCGAAGAGGGAGCCGATAAAGGCGTTCCCACTTGGTATGGTGTTGAGGGCTTGCCCGCAGATAAGCGATTACGGTCCGGACGGCCAGATCGCAACTTGGCGAGAGCTGATGTCAGCCGCTGTTGTCGTTCGTTCGATGCTCGGCGTCAGCCCGAGCGCCTATCAGACCGCCTGCGAAACCCTGGGACCCGAGAATGCGGCCGCTGTCATGGCCTGCATTCTGGAGCGGGGGGGCCAGATCAATTCTGCAGGCGGTTACCTGCGTGATCTCACGCAACGGGCCGGGAAGGGTGAGTTTTCGCTAGGTCCGATGCTGATGGCATTGATGCGCGCCAATACTGGGAATGATCGACAGGCGGGATGA
- a CDS encoding helix-turn-helix transcriptional regulator encodes MSFKEMDEKLAAFLRRAREDEKLTREEFASMVGLSTAVYGRYERAFSRMTVTRMIHLCELLGFQPIDMLFAAAPHLYGRTPEEAKDHLELSHLTRSLPHEAVRNLIGIIARMTPEERPERDKK; translated from the coding sequence GTGAGTTTCAAGGAAATGGACGAGAAACTTGCCGCGTTTCTGCGCAGGGCTCGCGAGGACGAAAAACTCACCAGAGAAGAATTTGCTTCGATGGTCGGTCTCTCGACAGCCGTGTACGGTCGCTATGAGCGCGCGTTTTCGAGGATGACAGTCACGCGGATGATCCATTTATGTGAACTTCTTGGCTTTCAGCCGATCGACATGCTTTTTGCAGCTGCACCTCATCTTTACGGCCGTACGCCGGAAGAAGCGAAAGATCACCTTGAGCTCTCGCACCTTACACGGAGTTTACCGCACGAAGCCGTGAGAAATCTTATCGGAATTATCGCTCGCATGACACCTGAAGAGCGCCCGGAGAGAGACAAGAAGTAA